One window of the Lepeophtheirus salmonis chromosome 7, UVic_Lsal_1.4, whole genome shotgun sequence genome contains the following:
- the LOC121121985 gene encoding uncharacterized protein, translating into MKMDIEGVNEKIKTFKCDSCSSSFTTLGNLKAHIEGVHEKIKKFECSYCSSSFTRFVDLRRHTEGVHEKIKKFKCDSCSSYFRSSQGLKIHIEGVHEKIKNFKCDSCSSSFTQSGNLKAHIENVHEKIKKFECCFCSSSFTGSQALKIHIEGVHEKIKKFTCNFCSRSFTQSGNLKTHIEGVHEKIKKFKCSYCSSSFRSSQALKIHIEGVHEKIKKFKCDSCSSSFTTSQGLKIHIECVHEKIKKFECCFCSSSFTQAGSLKIHIEGVHEKIKKFKCSYCSSSFTQSGSLKGHIEGVHKKIKNFKCSYCTSTFITSRSLKIHIESVHEKIKKFKCDFCASSFTSSGNLKTHIEGVHKKIKNFGCCFCSSSFTQAGNLKTHIEGVHENIKKFKCESCSSTFTTSANLKIHMECVHEKIKKFKCDTCSGTFTTSQSLKIHIEGVHEKIKKYKCHCCSSTFTTSANLKIHIDCVHEKIKKFKCDTCSRSFTQKTHLKSHIESVHDKIQKFQCVSCFNTFTRMENLKMHYKTHHT; encoded by the coding sequence ATGAAGATGGATATTGAAGGTGTTAATGAAAAGATTAAAACATTCAAGTGTGATTCCTGCTCAAGTTCTTTTACAACTTTGGGAAACTTGAAGGCTCATATTGAAGGGgttcatgagaaaataaaaaaatttgagtgtagttactgctctagttcttttacacgctTTGTAGACTTAAGAAGGCATactgaaggtgttcatgagaagataaaaaaatttaaatgtgattCCTGCTCAAGTTATTTTCGAAGCTCTCAAGGCTTGAAGattcatattgaaggtgttcatgagaagattaaaaactTCAAATGTGATTcttgctctagttcttttacccaatctggaaacttgaaggctcatattgaaaatgttcatgagaagataaaaaaatttgaatgttgtttctgctctagttcttttacaggCTCTCAAGCTTTGAAGattcatattgaaggtgttcatgagaagataaaaaaattcacatgtAATTTCTGCTCTcgttcttttacacaatctggaaacttgaagactcatattgaaggtgtccatgagaagataaaaaaattcaaatgtagctactgctctagttcttttagaAGCTCTCAAGCCTTGAAGattcatattgaaggtgttcatgagaagataaaaaaattcaaatgtgattcctgctctagttcttttacaacCTCTCAAGGCTTGAAGATTCATATCGAATGTGTTcatgaaaagattaaaaaatttgaatgttgtttctgctctagttcttttacacaggCTGGAAGCTTGAAGattcatattgaaggtgttcatgagaagattaaaaaattcaaatgtagttactgctctagttcttttacacaatctggaagcttgaagggtcatattgaaggtgttcataagaagataaaaaacttcaaatgtaGTTACTGCACTAGTACTTTTATAACCTCTCGAAGCTTGAAGATtcatattgaaagtgttcacgagaagattaaaaaatttaaatgtgattTCTGCGCTAGTTCTTTTACAAGCTCTGGAAACTTGAAGActcatattgaaggtgttcataagaagattaaaaattttggaTGTTGTttctgctctagttcttttacacaggCTGGGAACTTGAAGActcatattgaaggtgttcatgagaatattaaaaaattcaaatgtgaaTCCTGTTCTAGTACTTTTACAACCTCTGCAAACTTGAAAATTCATATGGAatgtgttcatgagaagattaaaaaattcaaatgtgatACATGCTCTGGTACTTTTACAACCTCTCAATCCTTGAAGATTCATATTGAAGGTGTccatgagaaaattaaaaaatacaaatgtcatTGCTGCTCTAGTACTTTTACAACCTCTGCAAACTTGAAAATTCATATTGAttgtgttcatgagaagattaaaaaattcaaatgtgatACATGCTCTAGATCTTTTACACAAAAAACACACTTGAAGAGtcatattgaaagtgttcatgataaaattcaaaaattccaatgtGTTTCCTGCTTTAATACTTTTACACGAATGGAAAACTTGAAGATGCATTATAAGACTCATCATACTTAG